Proteins from one Hemiscyllium ocellatum isolate sHemOce1 chromosome 30, sHemOce1.pat.X.cur, whole genome shotgun sequence genomic window:
- the LOC132830079 gene encoding amine sulfotransferase-like isoform X2: protein MEISEEPMTYFQHNGIIFCSPLHTVERLEWLKEFNIDPDIPVIITYPKSGTTWTQQVTSLILCNDNDSKKEMNLYKRAPWMESMTCKPEIKDYQILTTHLNYQMVPKCLKNKKFKIIYVTRNPKDVIVSYYHFHKYGRFLEAPKDFQDFLEKFVEGNVLCGSWFEHIREWHSHKDELNILFVAYEDMKNDLRSVVQKVASFLNKKLDEDTLESILNQCTFKYMKENPRTNYKDLAEMFNTESGSFFRKGITGDWKNHFLVSQNEWFDSIYQEKMGDFPLKFDNM, encoded by the exons ATGGAAATCAGTGAAGAACCGATGACATACTTTCAACACAATGGCATCATATTCTGTTCACCGTTACACACAGTTGAGCGACTTGAATGGCTGAAAGAGTTCAACATAGATCCAGATATTCCAGTCATTATCACTTACCCCAAATCTG GAACAACTTGGACACAGCAGGTCACAAGTCTGATTTTATGCAATGACAATGATTCTAAAAAAGAGATGAACCTCTATAAGAGAGCCCCGTGGATGGAGAGTATGACATGCAAACCTGAAATCAAAGATTATCAGATATTGACAACACATTTAAACTACCAAATGGTGCCAAAATGTTTGAAAAACAAAAAATTCAAG ATCATTTATGTCACTAGAAATCCCAAGGATGTGATTGTGTCTTATTATCACTTTCACAAATATGGCCGTTTCTTGGAGGCACCAAAGGATTTTCAAGATTTCTTGGAGAAATTTGTTGAAGGAAATG TGTTATGTGGATCTTGGTTTGAACATATCAGAGAGTGGCACAGTCATAAAGATGAACTCAACATCTTGTTTGTGGCATATGAGGATATGAAAAAT GATCTCCGGAGTGTGGTACAAAAAGTTGCATCTTTTCTGAATAAAAAATTGGACGAAGATACCTTGGAGTCAATTTTGAATCAATGCACAtttaaatatatgaaagaaaaCCCTAGAACAAACTACAAAGATCTTGCAGAAATGTTCAATACAGAGAGTGGGTCTTTCTTTAGAAAAG gaattactggagACTGGAAGAATCACTTTCTTGTGTCTCAGAATGAGTGGTTTGATTCCATCTACCAGGAGAAAATGGGAGACTTCCCTCTGAAGTTTGACAATATGTGA
- the LOC132830079 gene encoding amine sulfotransferase-like isoform X1, with translation MADFPLMFVSDVVDIPTSPSIQELEDVENVVANKNSTMEISEEPMTYFQHNGIIFCSPLHTVERLEWLKEFNIDPDIPVIITYPKSGTTWTQQVTSLILCNDNDSKKEMNLYKRAPWMESMTCKPEIKDYQILTTHLNYQMVPKCLKNKKFKIIYVTRNPKDVIVSYYHFHKYGRFLEAPKDFQDFLEKFVEGNVLCGSWFEHIREWHSHKDELNILFVAYEDMKNDLRSVVQKVASFLNKKLDEDTLESILNQCTFKYMKENPRTNYKDLAEMFNTESGSFFRKGITGDWKNHFLVSQNEWFDSIYQEKMGDFPLKFDNM, from the exons ATGGCAGACTTCCCTCTGATGTTTGTCTCTGATGTTGTTGACATCCCTACCTCCCCAAGTATCCAGGAATTGGAAGATGTTGAAAATGTTGTCGCAA aTAAAAATTCCACGATGGAAATCAGTGAAGAACCGATGACATACTTTCAACACAATGGCATCATATTCTGTTCACCGTTACACACAGTTGAGCGACTTGAATGGCTGAAAGAGTTCAACATAGATCCAGATATTCCAGTCATTATCACTTACCCCAAATCTG GAACAACTTGGACACAGCAGGTCACAAGTCTGATTTTATGCAATGACAATGATTCTAAAAAAGAGATGAACCTCTATAAGAGAGCCCCGTGGATGGAGAGTATGACATGCAAACCTGAAATCAAAGATTATCAGATATTGACAACACATTTAAACTACCAAATGGTGCCAAAATGTTTGAAAAACAAAAAATTCAAG ATCATTTATGTCACTAGAAATCCCAAGGATGTGATTGTGTCTTATTATCACTTTCACAAATATGGCCGTTTCTTGGAGGCACCAAAGGATTTTCAAGATTTCTTGGAGAAATTTGTTGAAGGAAATG TGTTATGTGGATCTTGGTTTGAACATATCAGAGAGTGGCACAGTCATAAAGATGAACTCAACATCTTGTTTGTGGCATATGAGGATATGAAAAAT GATCTCCGGAGTGTGGTACAAAAAGTTGCATCTTTTCTGAATAAAAAATTGGACGAAGATACCTTGGAGTCAATTTTGAATCAATGCACAtttaaatatatgaaagaaaaCCCTAGAACAAACTACAAAGATCTTGCAGAAATGTTCAATACAGAGAGTGGGTCTTTCTTTAGAAAAG gaattactggagACTGGAAGAATCACTTTCTTGTGTCTCAGAATGAGTGGTTTGATTCCATCTACCAGGAGAAAATGGGAGACTTCCCTCTGAAGTTTGACAATATGTGA